From the Oryza glaberrima chromosome 5, OglaRS2, whole genome shotgun sequence genome, one window contains:
- the LOC127774834 gene encoding transcription factor IIIA-like, whose product MGSVELGAEEREVAGGEGGSKGAAPPARDIRRYKCDFCSVVRSKKGLIRAHVLEHHKDEVDDLDDYLGRGGGETRKEMDHDCKVCGASFKKPAHLRQHMQSHSLERPFSCHVDGCPFSYSRKDHLNRHLLTHQGKLFACPMEGCNRKFTIKGNIQRHVQEMHKDGSPCESKKEFICPEENCGKTFKYASKLQKHEESHVKLDYSEVICCEPGCMKAFTNLECLKAHNKSCHRHVVCDVCGTKQLKKNFKRHQRMHEGSCVTERVRCHLKDCKLSFSKKSNLDKHVKAVHEQKRPFVCGFSGCGKSFSYKHVRDNHEKSSAHVYVQANFEEIDRERPRQAGGRKRKAIPVESLMRKRVAAPDDDAPACDDGTEYLRWLLSG is encoded by the exons ATGGGGAGCGTGGAGCTCGGAGCGGAGGAAAGggaggtcgccggcggggagggggggagCAAGGGGGCGGCGCCTCCTGCTAGGGATATTAGGCGGTACAAGTGCGATTTCTGCAGTGTCGTCCGTTCCAAGAAGGGGTTGATCCGTGCCCACGTCCTCGAACACCATAAG GATGAAGTGGATGATTTGGATGATTACTTgggacgcggtggcggcgagacgCGCAAAGAGATGGACCATGATTGCAAGGTGTGCGGTGCTAGTTTTAAGAAGCCGGCCCATTTGAGGCAACACATGCAGAGCCATTCACTTGAG AGGCCCTTTTCCTGCCATGTAGATGGTTGCCCCTTCAGCTATAGCAGGAAGGACCATTTGAACCGGCATCTACTTACACATCAAGGAAAGCTATTTGCATGCCCCATGGAAGGATGCAACCGTAAGTTCACTATAAAGGGTAATATCCAAAGGCATGTTCAGGAAATGCATAAAGATGGCTCTCCTTGTGAAAGCAAGAAAGAGTTCATCTGTCCTGAGGAAAACTGTGGGAAGACTTTTAAATATGCTTCTAAGTTACAGAAGCATGAGGAATCACATG TCAAGTTGGATTATAGTGAAGTTATCTGCTGTGAACCAGGCTGCATGAAGGCATTTACCAACTTGGAATGCCTCAAGGCCCATAACAAATCTTGTCATCGACATGTTGTCTGTGATGTCTGTGGAACCAAACAGCTGAAGAAGAACTTCAAACGTCATCAGAGAATGCATGAAGGTTCCTGTGTTACTGAGAGGGTTCGATGCCACCTCAAGGACTGCAAGTTGTCATTTTCAAAG AAATCCAATCTGGACAAGCATGTGAAAGCAGTCCATGAGCAGAAGCGACCCTTTGTATGTGGATTCTCTGGGTGTGGCAAGAGTTTTTCGTACAAGCATGTAAGGGACAACCATGAGAAATCTAGTGCTCATGTGTACGTTCAG GCTAATTTCGAAGAAATTGACAGGGAACGACCACGTCAAGCAGgtgggaggaagaggaaagcCATACCTGTAGAGAGTTTGATGCGGAAGAGGGTAGCTGCTCCTGATGATGATGCCCCAGCTTGTGATGATGGAACTGAGTATTTGAGATGGCTTCTCTCAGGCTGA
- the LOC127774835 gene encoding 50S ribosomal protein L10, chloroplastic-like has protein sequence MTSVRAVGSTLPSIRAAAELARQELLRRELVECQLVAGIWCHGFTVSQLRSIRASLPPTARLVVAKNSDVAAAVAGTRWEAVRPFARGMNAWLFVRSDEIPPALRPYRDFQKEWKLQLNDFTGAVFEGRLYSPDDFAQLESMPTRVQSYQYLLGCLQMPAVSVLAALRARQEAMAQPPPADEPAPTPPADK, from the coding sequence atGACGTCCGTGCGCGCCGTGGGGTCCACGCTGCCGTCgatccgcgcggcggcggagctggccCGGCAGGAGCTGCTGCGGCGGGAGCTGGTGGAGTGCCAGCTGGTGGCGGGCATCTGGTGCCACGGGTTCACGGTGTCGCAGCTGCGGAGCATCCGCGCCAGCctgccgccgacggcgaggctgGTTGTGGCGAAGAACtcggacgtggcggcggcggtggccgggacGCGGTGGGAGGCGGTGCGGCCGTTTGCGCGGGGGATGAACGCGTGGCTGTTCGTCCGCTCCGACGAGATCCCGCCGGCGCTGCGGCCGTACCGCGACTTCCAGAAGGAGTGGAAGCTGCAGCTCAACGACTTCACCGGCGCCGTCTTCGAGGGCCGCCTCTACAGCCCCGACGACTTCGCGCAGCTCGAGTCCATGCCCACCAGGGTCCAGTCCTACCAGTACCTCCTCGGCTGCCTCCAGATGCCCGCCGTCtccgtcctcgccgcgctccgcgcTCGCCAGGAGGCCatggcgcagccgccgcccgccgacgaGCCGGCTCCAACGCCACCGGCGGACAAGTGA